The Arthrobacter oryzae DNA window CCCGCTGTGGAATATATCCCGGCGTCCTCCACTGCGGCCGGCGCCATGGGGCTTCTGGACGAAGACGGCGCCCACTACGACGCCGCCATCTGCGCCCCGATCGTGGCCACCGAGCAGCCCGGACTGCACGTTCTGGCCGAGAACATCGGAGACAATCCCGGGGCAGTGACGCGCTTTGTGCTGGTCAGCCGGCCCGGTGCACTGCCGCACCGCACCGGTGCGGACAAGACCACCGTGGTGGTCCCGTTGCCGGAGGACCGGCCCGGCGCGCTGATGGAAATCCTGGACCAGTTCGCCACCCGGGGCGTGAACCTGAGCCGCATCGAATCACGCCCCACCGGGCAGTACCTTGGCCACTACTTCTTCAGCATCGACGCCGACGGCCACGTGGAGGACGCCCGCGTGTCCGATGCGCTGGCCGGGTTACACCGGATCAGTCCGGCCACGCGCTTCCTGGGCTCCTACCCGCGGGCCGACGCGCAGAGCCCGGAGGTGGCGCCGCACACCTCCGACGAAGCATTCCACGCCGCACATGAGTGGGTGGCAGGAATACTCAAAGGGGCATCGATCGAGCCTGTTCATGCCCCGCAGGGTTCGCCCACAGCTTAGGCAAATGCCCCTCCGGGTACTTCCCCGCCTGCACGGCAGTGCGTATGCTTGCCTGATCCATTGGGGAGACCTCTACCGGAAGGAGCGGGTCATGTCAGGATCCAGCAGCGACAACGACGGCCAGGGAATGATTGTCAATCCCAAGCCCACTGCGGATAACCAGGATTGGGACGGCGACGACGCCGACAGGGCGGATCGCCTGCGCTTCGAAGAGGAGCAAGCCATGATCCGCGAGCAGTCCGAAGCCCGCGCGGCGGCAAAAGCCGCAGCCGAGGCGGAGGAGAAAAAGGCCAGCGCCTGAGTCCGGCCTACTGCCTCGGGGAGGACACGTCCCCTGCGGGCGTTTCGCCGCCTTTGCTTTCCGGAACCCGAACCAGCAGCGAGCCCGGCTGCACCTGCACGGTGACGTCGGTAGCCTCTCCGGAGGGATCGCCGTCCACCTGCGTGGCCACCGGCTCGGCGCATTTGATGACGATCTTGCCGGAGCGGTAGTAGCTCATCACCGGCAGGTTCCGCTTGTGCTTGAACATGATCTTTGTGTACATCGCGATCCACCCGATGGCGCTGCGCGGGCTCATCACCACGACGTCCAGCATGCCGTCGTCGATCATCGCCTGCGGGATGAAGTCGATGCCGCCGGGAATGAGTCCGCAGTTGGCGAAGAGCACACTGCGGATTTTCCGGGACTGTTCCGGCTGGTCGTCCAGGGCGATGGAAACCTTTTTGCGCCGCCCGGGCAAGTGCCTGACGCCGGCCTCGGTGTAGGCGAGCCATCCCACGGCCTTTTTCAGACCGTCGTTGGTATCCCCGACGACTTCGGCATCCATGCCCATACCGGCGATGACCAGGAATGCGTGCTCTGACGAGGCGCCGGTCCGCGAGTTCCTGATGCCCATGCGGGCCGTGTCGATGTGCCGCTGGTGTCCGAAGAGTGCTGTCTGGATGCTGCCGTGGACATCGTTGACGTCCAGGTGGATGTTCCTGGCCAGCAGGTTTCCGGTACCCAGCGGGATCAGTCCCATGGGTACGTTCGTGTGGGCCAGCTTCTCAGCCACCACGCGTACGGTGCCGTCCCCGCCGCCCACCAGGACGACGTCGGCCCCGCTCGCGAGTGCTGCCTCAGCCTGCGAATATCCGGGATCCTCGGCCGTGGTTTCGAAAAAGACGGGGGCTTCCCAGCCGGCGGACAGGCAGGCGCGCTGGATCAGGGCGCGGGCTTCGTCCGACTTTGCCTTGACCGGGTTCATCACCACGGCCACCTTCTGTTGCACCATGCCCGGATGGTGCGTGTCCTCCTGGACGGCACTGCGGGTATGCAGTGCTTTCAGCCTCCGCACGCCCCACCAGCTGGACACCGCGAAAGCCAAGGCCGCAGCCAGGATGAGGTAGAGCAGCCAGTCGTTCATGGTGCTCCAACACTATCCCGCGGCGACTATCCCGCGGCGACGCGCAGCGCCACCGCGTCATGGCGGGCGCATTCGATACTCTTGTCTGGTGATCGACGTAAAAGACCTCAGCGAAAATCCGGACAAGTTCCGTGCCAGCCAGCGCGCCCGCGGCGCCGACGAGTCCGTGGTGGATGCGATCATCTCGGCAGACGCGGCACGGCGCGCGGCCTTGATCCGCTTCGAAAACCTCCGCGCCGAGCAGAACGCGTTCGGCAAGAAGGTGGCCCAGGCCAAGGGTGAGGAAAAGCAGGCCCTGCTGGCGGAGGTCAAGGTGCTGGCCGCATCGGTCAAGGCCGCATCGGCTGAGGCTGACGTCGCCCAGGCCCAGCAGGAGGAGCTCCTCCGTGCCATCCCCAACCTGATAGTTGACGGTGTTCCGGAAGGCGGCGAGGACGACTACGTTGTGGTCAAGACCGTCGGCGAACCCCGGGAGTTCCCGGATTTCGAGCCGAAGGACCACCTTGAAATCGGTGAGTTGATCGGTGCCATCGACATGGAGCGCGGCGCCAAGGTATCGGGTTCACGCTTCTACTTCCTCCGCGGCGTGGGCGCCCGGCTGGAGATGGCGCTCCTGCAGATGGCCATGGAGCAGGCCATCGATGCGGGCTTCGTCCCCATGATCACCCCCACGCTGGTCCGTCCGGAAACGATGCAGGGCACCGGATTCGACGTCAAGCACGACGCCGAGATCTACCGCCTCGCCGAAGACGACCTTTACCTGGTGGGCACCTCGGAAGTTGCCCTGGCCGGGTACCACGCGGACGAGATCCTGGACCTCTCCGCCGGTCCCATCCGCTATGCCGGCCAGAGTTCCTGCTACCGCCGCGAGGCCGGCTCGCACGGCAAGGACACCCGCGGAATCATCCGCGTCCACCAGTTCAACAAGGTGGAAATGTTCATCTACACCACGGTGGAAGAAGCCGCCGCCGAGCACGAGCGCCTGCTCGCGTGGGAAGAGGAGATGCTGGCCAAGTGCGAGCTCCCTTACCGCGTCATCGACACCGCCGCCGGCGACCTCGGCAACTCTGCTGCCCGCAAGTTCGACTGCGAGGCCTGGGTGCCCACGCAGGGCGCCTACCGCGAACTGACGTCCACCTCGAACTGCACCACGTTCCAGGCCCGCCGCCTGAACATCCGCGAACGGGTGCTGAACGAGGACGGCGCACCCAAGGGAACCCGCGCCGTCGCCACCCTGAACGGCACGCTGGCCACCACCCGCTGGATCGTGGCCATCCTGGAGCACCACCAGAACGAGGACGGCTCGGTGAACGTCCCCAGGGCGCTCCAGAAGTACCTCGGCGGCCTGGAAGTGCTGCCCGTCCTGTAGTTTTGCTGGTTCGCTGGGAAATCCCCGTCACGTGGTCGAATCCCCGGGTAACGCCGGATGGATTTGGCCACGCGGCGGGGATTTTTGCCCTCTGATCCCGGCTGCCGCGAGCTTACGCCTCAGTAGCCCGGCGTTGGTTGCGGTCTTCCAGTCCCAGCGAACAACCTTGTAACCGAGCGCCCGCAGCCGGTCCTCCCGTTTCTTCTCCGGCAAGGATGGCCTCGCGAGTGCTCATGTCGCCGAGGAGTGCGTCGTCGAGGTACTTTGCGTCGCCGTCGAACTCGCCAATAACGCGTTGTTCGGGCCAGAAGAAATCCGTGCGCCCGATGAAGCCTTCGTCATCGTAGAAGGGGTGCTGCAGGACCGGCGCCGGTAGCCCGAGGACGTGGATGAGCGCCCTGCTCCGGGATTCACCTACCGACTCTGATGCCTCATCGGCCAGGGCAAGTACTTCCACGACCCGGCGGCGTTTGGCCGCCGACGGGAGCTGGTCCGACCAGTCCAGCAAATCCTTCCGGGTGAGGCCCTCGCCGTTTGTGCGGCGGCTTCCCAGCACCGCGTCCACAACGGCCACAGCCTCCGGCAGCTCCATTCGGACGATGCAGTCAACAACCGTCTGGACGAGCGAAGTGACTGCCATGCCCCTGTGTTCCACGACGTCAGCCGCCCAATGATGCCGGGAGATTCCGTAGCCCCGCACCTGTTCCAGCCCGGTGAGGCCGGTCTTCGGATCCTTGGCAGCACAGGTGGTTGCCGGGAGCCTGCCAGCCTTTTGCGGTGACTGCGTGATGATGTGTATGTGCTCAGGCACCCGGGGGAGGGGCAACCGCCATAGGCGAAGAGCGGTGAGGTAGCAGAATGCGGCCGACGGATCACTGCACGCCACCGCCGCCACCGTAGCCGCGTAGCGTTGCCAGGCTTTAAGCGCGAGCCATGCCGGCTTGCTGCAGTAGACGCCGAACCTGACCCGCACCAACTCGCCGTTGCTGTACGCGCGGCTCAGGCTCCGGCTACTTCCAGTGAGGGCACGCCGGCGGCTGGCAAGGATGAGGGAGGCGGAAGCGGAATCCATGCTCCCATGCTGGGCTTGCCATCCCGGCGCATCCAGACGCGCCTGCATGGATGTGGATAAGTCACGGCAAATCCCTGCCGTCCGGTCGAATCCCCGTGTAACACCGGAAGGATTTGGCCACGCGGCGGGGATTTGCCCGCAATCCGGTCCAACCGGGTGACACGCCGGTAAACACCCACAATGTGGACAAGCTGTGGGTGTTTACCACAAGTTCACAATGGCTGTGGTGTGCGTCCTAGCGGCTTTCCGTGGACGTCTGCTGTACTAGGTGAATGACAACATTGACTGAAACCTCAGTCGCTGGCAACGATGACCAGCGAAACAACGGCAAGAACAACTCAACCAAGCTCATGGTGGCCCTGGACGTGGACGGCACGCTGGTCAACCACGACGGCCACATGTCGGCTTCCGTGCGTGAGGCGGCCCAAGCGGTGGTCGCTGCCGGCCACGAGGTCCTGATCGCCACCGGCCGGTCGCTGAACGCCACCCTGCCCATCATTGAGCAGATCGGGATCGAGACCGGCTACGCGGTGTGCTGCAACGGCGGCGTGACCCTCCGCCTGGATCCGGCCCACCCCGACGGCTACGAGGTCATCCGCAAGGCAACCTTTGATCCCGGCCCGGCGCTCCGTGCCCTCCGCAAGCGGCTTCCCATGGCCAAGTACGCGCTGGAGGACGAGGACGGCAACTTCCTGTCCACTGAACGCTTCCAGGACGCAAGCTTCGGCGTGGAAGCAATCGGCGTGGACTTCCAGACCATGCTCGATGCCACGGCAGTGCGCGTGGTGGTGTTCAGCTCCGAAAACACGTCCGAGGAGTTCAACGAAGCCATCAAGCACATTGGGCTGTCCGGCGTCACGTATTCCGTGGGATGGACTGCCTGGCTGGACATTGCAGCCGAGGGCGTTACGAAGGCCAGCGCCCTGGAGCACCTCCGCGGGCACCTGAGCATCGAGTCGCACCTCACGGTGGCGATCGGCGACGGCCGCAACGACATCGAGATGCTCACGTGGGCAGGCCGTGGCGTGGCCATGGGCCAGGCTCCCGGCGAAGTGATTGCCGCCGCGGACGAGGTCACCATGTCAGTTCACGACGACGGCGCCGCGCACGTTCTCCGCAGCCTCCTTTAGCGCACCTCGAGGATCAGCTGGAGGAGCCGTGCCGCCGCCGGGCGGGCGGCGTGTTCCTCGTTCCACTGTGCCCTTGCCGCAGCCTTGCTGACGGCCTGCGTGGTGATGCCAAGCGCCTGGGCAACGGCCTTCTGCTGGCCCCGCACTCCGGGAGTCAACAGGTCCAGCACACGCCACTCAGCGGTGCTGCGGTCGTGCACGATATGGCCGAGAAGCTTCAGGACGGCCTCCGCTTCGGCAGCAAGGTCGGCCAAGGGGCCGTCAACCGCAACGGGAACGCGTTCCTTCCCGTTCCGGGCCCGGTCCACCGCCCGGCGCGCATAGATGAGGCCGTGTCCGGTGGCATCCTTGACCTGGTTTGGCAACGGCTCATTCACGGGTCCCACGCCGATCCCCACAAACCAGCTGCCACAGCGGAGCGCGATCAGTGCTGCCTCCACGGCCTGATGCGGGAACTCAACAATGCCCTGGACCTCGTCCTCAACGGAGCGGTCGAAATCGAGGCGCGCGGGGATGTGCCGCAGGTCCTTGAGTAGCTGCGGCACCCGGTCACCGTCGCGCCGGCTGTCCGTTTGATTGATGGTCAGCGTGAACATTCTGGATCACAGACTACCCGGTGGCTAATCCAAAGACACCGCGGAATGGACGACGGCGGGCGGCAGCGCTTGGAATGCCGCTGCGGCTTCCGGGGCGCCAGTATTTCTCAGACCGTTCTGGATCATGCCCACAAGCTGGTCAGGGCTATTCCGGGTGGTGAAGGTGTAGAAACGGAGGGGCTTACCGGTGCCGTCCGAACCTGATGCGGGCTGCGCTGTGGCTGTTACCCGTGATTCCTTGGCGCGGAACACTACGGCAAATTGGCCCCGCACGCCTAGTGAAATCTTGTCCTCAGGGTTCAGCGTCCTCAGCAGCCGGTCCGCGTCCGTTCCTGCGGGAGCCACAACGGAGCGAAGCGTTCCGGCGTCGATGTCCTCCCAGAAGATTGCCCTTGCGGCGTGCTTCTGGCTGTAGCGGTAGAGAAGGCCGCGGTCGAAAACGAGGAGCCGCCGGAAGCTCAAGAGGAGCGTTAGCGACCAGAGGACCAAGCCGGTCAGAATGCTCGCCACAGCGTATAGCGGAAGGTTGGAGAATAGTCCGGGACCTCGGGAGGACGTCGGCTGGCCTGTGAACTCGGCTACGGCGGCGAAGACGAAGCCTGCGCCGATGAACCACGGCAGGAGCTTCCAGCTGATGTGCCATGACAGCTCCGTGTGCCGCAACAGGCCCAGTTCCTGCCCGTACTGTCGCTCAGCCCGGCGTGCCAGCCAGGTCCTTCCGGGTTCAGCCACGCGGGTTGCCGTTGTCGTAGAGGTTGGGCAGCTGATCGTGCTGTTCAGCGGCGGCCTGTTCAGCAGCAACAAGCTGGGGATCCCGTACCGGGGCCGCCCCGCGGGAGACGCCTGACCGGAGGTCGACGGCAGTGAACTTCGCCTCGAACGTATCCCCGCCTCCTCCACCGAGGGCGGAAGCGAAGGCCACCAGGTAATAGAGCGGTGCGAATGACCAGCAGACGGCGCGCCAGCCGCCCAGCCAGGCTCCCGACGTCGTGCCGTCCGCGATTCTGACAGAACGCATCCCGGCGGCCGCGTCGCCCAGGCTGCCGGTAGTCCCCATGATCATGCCGTAGGCAAAAAGCACCAGGAACCAGACCGCTGTGAGGGTGGCGAGGAACAGCCCGTTGCTGTCAAGAAGTGCAAGGGAGAGGGAGCCCAGCGCGAGGTTCTGAATCAGGGAGTTCAGAACCCCCATAAGGATGCCGGCAACAGCAAACACTACGGCGGCATCCAGCGCACGTCCCCAGAAATGGGACCAGCCGGCCTTGCGGACGTAGCGCTCACCCGTGCGTGTGTAGGCGAGCACGGGGCGTCCCGTGACAGCATCCAGCAGTCCCGTGCTGCTTTTTGGGGTGCGGCTCATACGTTGCGGACCAGCGAAGCGAGGGCCGCTTCAAGGGTGACCTTGGAAGCTTCCCGTAATTCGAGACGGACCGGGTCCCCGGCAACCCCGGGAGTTGCCGTGCGCGATACCTTTGGCGTCAGCAGGTGTACGCCTGAGGGACCGGTGTAAACGGTCACCGTGGGGAAATCGTCCAAGCCGTTGCTGAAGGCGACGACATTGCTGGCAGCGAGCGTGTCGGTGAGAGCGGTGGAGGCGTGGGCTTCGAACTCGG harbors:
- the serS gene encoding serine--tRNA ligase yields the protein MIDVKDLSENPDKFRASQRARGADESVVDAIISADAARRAALIRFENLRAEQNAFGKKVAQAKGEEKQALLAEVKVLAASVKAASAEADVAQAQQEELLRAIPNLIVDGVPEGGEDDYVVVKTVGEPREFPDFEPKDHLEIGELIGAIDMERGAKVSGSRFYFLRGVGARLEMALLQMAMEQAIDAGFVPMITPTLVRPETMQGTGFDVKHDAEIYRLAEDDLYLVGTSEVALAGYHADEILDLSAGPIRYAGQSSCYRREAGSHGKDTRGIIRVHQFNKVEMFIYTTVEEAAAEHERLLAWEEEMLAKCELPYRVIDTAAGDLGNSAARKFDCEAWVPTQGAYRELTSTSNCTTFQARRLNIRERVLNEDGAPKGTRAVATLNGTLATTRWIVAILEHHQNEDGSVNVPRALQKYLGGLEVLPVL
- a CDS encoding type IV toxin-antitoxin system AbiEi family antitoxin domain-containing protein, which encodes MDSASASLILASRRRALTGSSRSLSRAYSNGELVRVRFGVYCSKPAWLALKAWQRYAATVAAVACSDPSAAFCYLTALRLWRLPLPRVPEHIHIITQSPQKAGRLPATTCAAKDPKTGLTGLEQVRGYGISRHHWAADVVEHRGMAVTSLVQTVVDCIVRMELPEAVAVVDAVLGSRRTNGEGLTRKDLLDWSDQLPSAAKRRRVVEVLALADEASESVGESRSRALIHVLGLPAPVLQHPFYDDEGFIGRTDFFWPEQRVIGEFDGDAKYLDDALLGDMSTREAILAGEETGGPAAGARLQGCSLGLEDRNQRRATEA
- the pheA gene encoding prephenate dehydratase; protein product: MPALPVTYTFLGPEGTFTEAALMQVPGASEAVRIPSSNVNTALDKVRTGSADAAMVPIENSVEGGVTATLDAIASGQELRIIREALVPISFVLVARPGVEIPDIRRISTHGHAWAQCRLWVEANMPAVEYIPASSTAAGAMGLLDEDGAHYDAAICAPIVATEQPGLHVLAENIGDNPGAVTRFVLVSRPGALPHRTGADKTTVVVPLPEDRPGALMEILDQFATRGVNLSRIESRPTGQYLGHYFFSIDADGHVEDARVSDALAGLHRISPATRFLGSYPRADAQSPEVAPHTSDEAFHAAHEWVAGILKGASIEPVHAPQGSPTA
- a CDS encoding diacylglycerol/lipid kinase family protein, with translation MNDWLLYLILAAALAFAVSSWWGVRRLKALHTRSAVQEDTHHPGMVQQKVAVVMNPVKAKSDEARALIQRACLSAGWEAPVFFETTAEDPGYSQAEAALASGADVVLVGGGDGTVRVVAEKLAHTNVPMGLIPLGTGNLLARNIHLDVNDVHGSIQTALFGHQRHIDTARMGIRNSRTGASSEHAFLVIAGMGMDAEVVGDTNDGLKKAVGWLAYTEAGVRHLPGRRKKVSIALDDQPEQSRKIRSVLFANCGLIPGGIDFIPQAMIDDGMLDVVVMSPRSAIGWIAMYTKIMFKHKRNLPVMSYYRSGKIVIKCAEPVATQVDGDPSGEATDVTVQVQPGSLLVRVPESKGGETPAGDVSSPRQ
- a CDS encoding HAD family hydrolase, which produces MTTLTETSVAGNDDQRNNGKNNSTKLMVALDVDGTLVNHDGHMSASVREAAQAVVAAGHEVLIATGRSLNATLPIIEQIGIETGYAVCCNGGVTLRLDPAHPDGYEVIRKATFDPGPALRALRKRLPMAKYALEDEDGNFLSTERFQDASFGVEAIGVDFQTMLDATAVRVVVFSSENTSEEFNEAIKHIGLSGVTYSVGWTAWLDIAAEGVTKASALEHLRGHLSIESHLTVAIGDGRNDIEMLTWAGRGVAMGQAPGEVIAAADEVTMSVHDDGAAHVLRSLL